One Manduca sexta isolate Smith_Timp_Sample1 chromosome 28, JHU_Msex_v1.0, whole genome shotgun sequence DNA window includes the following coding sequences:
- the LOC115449194 gene encoding putative ATP-dependent RNA helicase Pl10 isoform X2, giving the protein MSNVTNQNGTGLEQQIAGLDLQAQAPKSAGRYIPPHLRRQLQANSNQGEESKRSSLDVRPNESRDIRSSFGGSSRGYDRGGRRDDRDRDRDHDRGYDSRSQRRDRGRDGGYQNGDTDRWSESERWSDRGGRGGTGGSGGGSGGGGGSSSSSSGVRDRDVRRDEDYEPPAPRNDRWKEPEPRSDDRNNSRWPSDDVRRSSSRRDENDWTIPLPRDERQELELFGTGNTGINFSKYEDIPVEASGDRVPDFITSFDDVNLTEIMRSNIKLARYDKPTPVQKYAIPIVLGHRDVMACAQTGSGKTAAFLVPILNQMYEAGPVKHTGPIIRRKQYPLGLVLAPTRELATQIYDEARKFAYRSRVRPCVVYGGSPVPDQLRELERGCHLLVATPGRLVDMLIRGRVVLDHCRHLVLDEADRMLDMGFEPQIRKIVECHTMPKTGERQTLMFSATFPKQIQVLAQDFLHNYVFLAVGRVGSTSENITQKVVWVEEMDKRSFLLDLLNASNLLQRSRPEEDQLILVFVETKKGADQLEDYLYSQGYPVTSIHGDRTQREREEALRRFRSGQTPILVATAVAARGLDIPHVRHVINFDLPSDVEEYVHRIGRTGRMGNLGVATSFFNDTNRGLARELVELLVEAKQDVPNWLTSTAADGRLGGGGRRAGSRSGGGRFGGGGGFGARDYRTQPRQPPRSAGPSSIGSGFGYDGGSYGGNYGGSYGGGGGSSGGPDWWDS; this is encoded by the exons ATGAGTAATGTTACCAACCAAAATGGAACAGGTCTAGAGCAGCAG ATTGCTGGTCTGGACTTGCAGGCTCAGGCTCCTAAGAGTGCCGGCCGCTATATTCCCCCGCACCTGCGCAGGCAGTTGCAGGCCAACTCAAACCAAG GGGAAGAGTCTAAGCGCTCAAGCTTAGACGTCCGTCCCAACGAGTCACGGGACATCCGTTCATCATTCGGAGGCAGCTCTAGAGGTTACGACCGTGGTGGTCGGCGCGACGACCGCGACCGTGACCGCGATCACGATCGCGGCTACGATTCGCGATCCCAGCGCAGGGACCGCG GTCGTGATGGCGGATACCAGAATGGAGACACAGACCGTTGGTCTGAATCGGAGCGCTGGAGTGaccgcggcgggcgcggcggcacGGGCGGGTCAggcggcggcagcggcggcggcggcggcagcagcagcagcagcagcggCGTGCGCGACCGCGACGTGCGCCGCGACGAGGACTACGAGCCGCCGGCGCCGCGCAACGACCGCTGGAAGGAGCCCGAGCCGCGCTCCGACGATCGCAACAACTCGCGCTGGCCCTCCGACGATGTGCGCCGCTCCAGCTCCCGTAGAGATGAG AATGATTGGACGATCCCGCTACCTCGCGACGAGCGGCAGGAGTTGGAGCTCTTTGGCACTGGAAACACAGGCATCAACTTTTCCAAATACGAGGATATTCCGGTTGAGGCCAGTGGTGACCGCGTACCGGACTTTATTACAAGT TTCGATGACGTTAACCTGACAGAAATAATGCGATCGAACATAAAACTCGCTCGCTACGATAAACCGACGCCAGTGCAGAAGTACGCGATTCCCATCGTTTTGGGCCATAGAGATGTAATGGCGTGCGCACAGACCGGCTCGGGCAAGACGGCAGCTTTCCTCGTGCCCATACTCAATCAGATGTACGAAGCCGGACCTGTGAAGCACACAGG ACCAATCATCAGACGCAAACAGTACCCCTTGGGCTTGGTGCTGGCTCCGACGCGTGAGCTGGCCACTCAGATCTATGATGAGGCTAGGAAGTTCGCATACCGCTCGCGCGTGCGACCTTGTGTTGT TTACGGTGGCTCTCCAGTACCTGATCAGTTGCGTGAGCTGGAACGCGGTTGCCACCTACTGGTCGCCACCCCAGGCCGATTGGTGGACATGTTGATTCGCGGTCGCGTTGTCCTCGACCACTGCCGCCATCTTGTGTTGGACGAGGCAGATCGTATGCTTGACATGGGTTTCGAGCCTCAGATTCGAAAGATTGTTGAGTGCCACACCATGCCGAAGACTGGTGAACGACAGACCCTTATGTTTTCTGCTACTTTCCCAAAGCAAATTCAAGTTTTGGCGCAAGATTTCTTGCATAACTACGTTTTCCTTGCGGTTGGACGTGTCGGTTCTACTTCTGAGAACATTACACAAAAG GTTGTATGGGTAGAGGAAATGGATAAACGTTCATTCCTTTTGGACTTACTGAATGCGTCGAACTTGCTGCAACGTTCGCGCCCTGAGGAAGACCAGCTGATTCTCGTTTTTGTTGAAACCAAGAAAG GCGCTGACCAACTTGAGGATTACCTGTACTCGCAAGGCTACCCAGTGACGTCGATCCACGGCGACCGCACTCAACGCGAGCGTGAGGAGGCCCTCAGGCGATTCCGCTCGGGACAGACTCCCATCCTGGTTGCCACAGCAGTTGCTGCCAGAG GTTTGGATATACCGCATGTGCGTCATGTGATCAACTTTGATTTGCCATCTGATGTGGAAGAGTACGTGCACCGCATTGGTCGTACCGGCCGTATGGGTAACCTGGGTGTCGCCACATCCTTCTTCAACGACACCAACCGCGGCCTAGCTCGCGAGCTCGTCGAACTACTCGTCGAGGCTAAACAAGACGTGCCAAA TTGGCTGACAAGCACAGCGGCTGACGGGCGGCTAGGCGGTGGTGGGCGGCGCGCCGGCAGTCGCTCGGGCGGCGGACGgttcggcggcggcggcggcttCGGCGCCCGCGATTACCGTACGCAACCGCGCCAGCCACCACGCTCAGCTGGGCCCTCTTCTATCGGATCTG GTTTTGGATACGATGGAGGATCGTACGGTGGTAACTACGGCGGGTCgtacggcggcggcggcggcagcaGCGGAGGCCCGGACTGGTGGGACTCTTAA
- the LOC115449194 gene encoding ATP-dependent RNA helicase bel isoform X3, with protein sequence MSNVTNQNGTGLEQQIAGLDLQAQAPKSAGRYIPPHLRRQLQANSNQGRDGGYQNGDTDRWSESERWSDRGGRGGTGGSGGGSGGGGGSSSSSSGVRDRDVRRDEDYEPPAPRNDRWKEPEPRSDDRNNSRWPSDDVRRSSSRRDENDWTIPLPRDERQELELFGTGNTGINFSKYEDIPVEASGDRVPDFITSFDDVNLTEIMRSNIKLARYDKPTPVQKYAIPIVLGHRDVMACAQTGSGKTAAFLVPILNQMYEAGPVKHTGPIIRRKQYPLGLVLAPTRELATQIYDEARKFAYRSRVRPCVVYGGSPVPDQLRELERGCHLLVATPGRLVDMLIRGRVVLDHCRHLVLDEADRMLDMGFEPQIRKIVECHTMPKTGERQTLMFSATFPKQIQVLAQDFLHNYVFLAVGRVGSTSENITQKVVWVEEMDKRSFLLDLLNASNLLQRSRPEEDQLILVFVETKKGADQLEDYLYSQGYPVTSIHGDRTQREREEALRRFRSGQTPILVATAVAARGLDIPHVRHVINFDLPSDVEEYVHRIGRTGRMGNLGVATSFFNDTNRGLARELVELLVEAKQDVPNWLTSTAADGRLGGGGRRAGSRSGGGRFGGGGGFGARDYRTQPRQPPRSAGPSSIGSGFGYDGGSYGGNYGGSYGGGGGSSGGPDWWDS encoded by the exons ATGAGTAATGTTACCAACCAAAATGGAACAGGTCTAGAGCAGCAG ATTGCTGGTCTGGACTTGCAGGCTCAGGCTCCTAAGAGTGCCGGCCGCTATATTCCCCCGCACCTGCGCAGGCAGTTGCAGGCCAACTCAAACCAAG GTCGTGATGGCGGATACCAGAATGGAGACACAGACCGTTGGTCTGAATCGGAGCGCTGGAGTGaccgcggcgggcgcggcggcacGGGCGGGTCAggcggcggcagcggcggcggcggcggcagcagcagcagcagcagcggCGTGCGCGACCGCGACGTGCGCCGCGACGAGGACTACGAGCCGCCGGCGCCGCGCAACGACCGCTGGAAGGAGCCCGAGCCGCGCTCCGACGATCGCAACAACTCGCGCTGGCCCTCCGACGATGTGCGCCGCTCCAGCTCCCGTAGAGATGAG AATGATTGGACGATCCCGCTACCTCGCGACGAGCGGCAGGAGTTGGAGCTCTTTGGCACTGGAAACACAGGCATCAACTTTTCCAAATACGAGGATATTCCGGTTGAGGCCAGTGGTGACCGCGTACCGGACTTTATTACAAGT TTCGATGACGTTAACCTGACAGAAATAATGCGATCGAACATAAAACTCGCTCGCTACGATAAACCGACGCCAGTGCAGAAGTACGCGATTCCCATCGTTTTGGGCCATAGAGATGTAATGGCGTGCGCACAGACCGGCTCGGGCAAGACGGCAGCTTTCCTCGTGCCCATACTCAATCAGATGTACGAAGCCGGACCTGTGAAGCACACAGG ACCAATCATCAGACGCAAACAGTACCCCTTGGGCTTGGTGCTGGCTCCGACGCGTGAGCTGGCCACTCAGATCTATGATGAGGCTAGGAAGTTCGCATACCGCTCGCGCGTGCGACCTTGTGTTGT TTACGGTGGCTCTCCAGTACCTGATCAGTTGCGTGAGCTGGAACGCGGTTGCCACCTACTGGTCGCCACCCCAGGCCGATTGGTGGACATGTTGATTCGCGGTCGCGTTGTCCTCGACCACTGCCGCCATCTTGTGTTGGACGAGGCAGATCGTATGCTTGACATGGGTTTCGAGCCTCAGATTCGAAAGATTGTTGAGTGCCACACCATGCCGAAGACTGGTGAACGACAGACCCTTATGTTTTCTGCTACTTTCCCAAAGCAAATTCAAGTTTTGGCGCAAGATTTCTTGCATAACTACGTTTTCCTTGCGGTTGGACGTGTCGGTTCTACTTCTGAGAACATTACACAAAAG GTTGTATGGGTAGAGGAAATGGATAAACGTTCATTCCTTTTGGACTTACTGAATGCGTCGAACTTGCTGCAACGTTCGCGCCCTGAGGAAGACCAGCTGATTCTCGTTTTTGTTGAAACCAAGAAAG GCGCTGACCAACTTGAGGATTACCTGTACTCGCAAGGCTACCCAGTGACGTCGATCCACGGCGACCGCACTCAACGCGAGCGTGAGGAGGCCCTCAGGCGATTCCGCTCGGGACAGACTCCCATCCTGGTTGCCACAGCAGTTGCTGCCAGAG GTTTGGATATACCGCATGTGCGTCATGTGATCAACTTTGATTTGCCATCTGATGTGGAAGAGTACGTGCACCGCATTGGTCGTACCGGCCGTATGGGTAACCTGGGTGTCGCCACATCCTTCTTCAACGACACCAACCGCGGCCTAGCTCGCGAGCTCGTCGAACTACTCGTCGAGGCTAAACAAGACGTGCCAAA TTGGCTGACAAGCACAGCGGCTGACGGGCGGCTAGGCGGTGGTGGGCGGCGCGCCGGCAGTCGCTCGGGCGGCGGACGgttcggcggcggcggcggcttCGGCGCCCGCGATTACCGTACGCAACCGCGCCAGCCACCACGCTCAGCTGGGCCCTCTTCTATCGGATCTG GTTTTGGATACGATGGAGGATCGTACGGTGGTAACTACGGCGGGTCgtacggcggcggcggcggcagcaGCGGAGGCCCGGACTGGTGGGACTCTTAA
- the LOC115449194 gene encoding putative ATP-dependent RNA helicase Pl10 isoform X1, with protein MSNVTNQNGTGLEQQIAGLDLQAQAPKSAGRYIPPHLRRQLQANSNQVTRKNDYPDSDGEESKRSSLDVRPNESRDIRSSFGGSSRGYDRGGRRDDRDRDRDHDRGYDSRSQRRDRGRDGGYQNGDTDRWSESERWSDRGGRGGTGGSGGGSGGGGGSSSSSSGVRDRDVRRDEDYEPPAPRNDRWKEPEPRSDDRNNSRWPSDDVRRSSSRRDENDWTIPLPRDERQELELFGTGNTGINFSKYEDIPVEASGDRVPDFITSFDDVNLTEIMRSNIKLARYDKPTPVQKYAIPIVLGHRDVMACAQTGSGKTAAFLVPILNQMYEAGPVKHTGPIIRRKQYPLGLVLAPTRELATQIYDEARKFAYRSRVRPCVVYGGSPVPDQLRELERGCHLLVATPGRLVDMLIRGRVVLDHCRHLVLDEADRMLDMGFEPQIRKIVECHTMPKTGERQTLMFSATFPKQIQVLAQDFLHNYVFLAVGRVGSTSENITQKVVWVEEMDKRSFLLDLLNASNLLQRSRPEEDQLILVFVETKKGADQLEDYLYSQGYPVTSIHGDRTQREREEALRRFRSGQTPILVATAVAARGLDIPHVRHVINFDLPSDVEEYVHRIGRTGRMGNLGVATSFFNDTNRGLARELVELLVEAKQDVPNWLTSTAADGRLGGGGRRAGSRSGGGRFGGGGGFGARDYRTQPRQPPRSAGPSSIGSGFGYDGGSYGGNYGGSYGGGGGSSGGPDWWDS; from the exons ATGAGTAATGTTACCAACCAAAATGGAACAGGTCTAGAGCAGCAG ATTGCTGGTCTGGACTTGCAGGCTCAGGCTCCTAAGAGTGCCGGCCGCTATATTCCCCCGCACCTGCGCAGGCAGTTGCAGGCCAACTCAAACCAAG tGACTCGAAAAAATGACTACCCTGATTCTGATG GGGAAGAGTCTAAGCGCTCAAGCTTAGACGTCCGTCCCAACGAGTCACGGGACATCCGTTCATCATTCGGAGGCAGCTCTAGAGGTTACGACCGTGGTGGTCGGCGCGACGACCGCGACCGTGACCGCGATCACGATCGCGGCTACGATTCGCGATCCCAGCGCAGGGACCGCG GTCGTGATGGCGGATACCAGAATGGAGACACAGACCGTTGGTCTGAATCGGAGCGCTGGAGTGaccgcggcgggcgcggcggcacGGGCGGGTCAggcggcggcagcggcggcggcggcggcagcagcagcagcagcagcggCGTGCGCGACCGCGACGTGCGCCGCGACGAGGACTACGAGCCGCCGGCGCCGCGCAACGACCGCTGGAAGGAGCCCGAGCCGCGCTCCGACGATCGCAACAACTCGCGCTGGCCCTCCGACGATGTGCGCCGCTCCAGCTCCCGTAGAGATGAG AATGATTGGACGATCCCGCTACCTCGCGACGAGCGGCAGGAGTTGGAGCTCTTTGGCACTGGAAACACAGGCATCAACTTTTCCAAATACGAGGATATTCCGGTTGAGGCCAGTGGTGACCGCGTACCGGACTTTATTACAAGT TTCGATGACGTTAACCTGACAGAAATAATGCGATCGAACATAAAACTCGCTCGCTACGATAAACCGACGCCAGTGCAGAAGTACGCGATTCCCATCGTTTTGGGCCATAGAGATGTAATGGCGTGCGCACAGACCGGCTCGGGCAAGACGGCAGCTTTCCTCGTGCCCATACTCAATCAGATGTACGAAGCCGGACCTGTGAAGCACACAGG ACCAATCATCAGACGCAAACAGTACCCCTTGGGCTTGGTGCTGGCTCCGACGCGTGAGCTGGCCACTCAGATCTATGATGAGGCTAGGAAGTTCGCATACCGCTCGCGCGTGCGACCTTGTGTTGT TTACGGTGGCTCTCCAGTACCTGATCAGTTGCGTGAGCTGGAACGCGGTTGCCACCTACTGGTCGCCACCCCAGGCCGATTGGTGGACATGTTGATTCGCGGTCGCGTTGTCCTCGACCACTGCCGCCATCTTGTGTTGGACGAGGCAGATCGTATGCTTGACATGGGTTTCGAGCCTCAGATTCGAAAGATTGTTGAGTGCCACACCATGCCGAAGACTGGTGAACGACAGACCCTTATGTTTTCTGCTACTTTCCCAAAGCAAATTCAAGTTTTGGCGCAAGATTTCTTGCATAACTACGTTTTCCTTGCGGTTGGACGTGTCGGTTCTACTTCTGAGAACATTACACAAAAG GTTGTATGGGTAGAGGAAATGGATAAACGTTCATTCCTTTTGGACTTACTGAATGCGTCGAACTTGCTGCAACGTTCGCGCCCTGAGGAAGACCAGCTGATTCTCGTTTTTGTTGAAACCAAGAAAG GCGCTGACCAACTTGAGGATTACCTGTACTCGCAAGGCTACCCAGTGACGTCGATCCACGGCGACCGCACTCAACGCGAGCGTGAGGAGGCCCTCAGGCGATTCCGCTCGGGACAGACTCCCATCCTGGTTGCCACAGCAGTTGCTGCCAGAG GTTTGGATATACCGCATGTGCGTCATGTGATCAACTTTGATTTGCCATCTGATGTGGAAGAGTACGTGCACCGCATTGGTCGTACCGGCCGTATGGGTAACCTGGGTGTCGCCACATCCTTCTTCAACGACACCAACCGCGGCCTAGCTCGCGAGCTCGTCGAACTACTCGTCGAGGCTAAACAAGACGTGCCAAA TTGGCTGACAAGCACAGCGGCTGACGGGCGGCTAGGCGGTGGTGGGCGGCGCGCCGGCAGTCGCTCGGGCGGCGGACGgttcggcggcggcggcggcttCGGCGCCCGCGATTACCGTACGCAACCGCGCCAGCCACCACGCTCAGCTGGGCCCTCTTCTATCGGATCTG GTTTTGGATACGATGGAGGATCGTACGGTGGTAACTACGGCGGGTCgtacggcggcggcggcggcagcaGCGGAGGCCCGGACTGGTGGGACTCTTAA
- the LOC115449193 gene encoding uncharacterized protein LOC115449193, with protein MKLVAYLMLFSVASGLSENEALSTPATGTLSPHGNQVTNTSCEANLPQTTEELLDKLLVLVQDIVENGQEHLGLPPLDPMKVDDYILVIPAGLIFLYLKLKGISAYGFGDFVIHESKLDIDNLTFDIDVEFPSLHIISDEYNLVGYLYTLIPLYGNGRAEFHIKGLRLAGKLYLEQSHDGKAVMIKKIENSSYKIPYMKSNLSGVVGGGNVDAIVNALIEEVIIDYVNRFHGIIAAFTSKASVVFSNNVLHRFDTWCYIDALQAKIK; from the exons ATGAAGTTGGTGGCCTATTTAATGTTATTCTCGGTTGCCTCAGGACTATCGGAAAACGAGGCCCTATCGACACCCGCAACTG gaACTTTAAGTCCCCATGGAAATCAAGTAACTAATACATCTTGTGAGGCAAATCTCCCACAAACGACAGAAGAACTCCTTGACAAGCTGCTTGTATTGGTACAAGATATTGTAGAAAATGGTCAAGAACACTTAGGGCTTCCACCTTTGGACCCAATGAAAGTGGATGATTACATCCTAGTGATTCCAGCTGGATTAATTTT cctgtatttaaaattaaaaggaatTAGTGCTTATGGTTTTGGCGATTTTGTTATACACGAAAGTAAACTGGACATCGACAATCTTACTTTTGATATTGATGTGGAGTTTCCGAGTCTTCATATAATTTCTG ATGAGTACAATTTAGTAGGATACTTGTACACTCTCATACCACTCTATGGAAACGGGAGAGCCGA GTTTCACATCAAAGGATTAAGACTTGCAGGAAAACTATACCTGGAACAATCTCACGATGGAAAGGCGGTTATGATAAAGAAAATCGAGAATAGTTCATACAAAATTCCTTACATGAAG TCCAATCTGTCGGGTGTAGTAGGAGGAGGCAATGTCGACGCTATTGTCAACGCTTTAATCGAGGAGGTGATTATAGATTACGTGAATAGATTCCATGGTATAATTGCAGCATTCACATCGAAAGCAAGCGTTGTTTTTAGTAACAATGTACTTCATCGGTTCGACACCTGGTGCTACATTGATGCTTTGcaagctaaaataaaataa
- the LOC115449206 gene encoding uncharacterized protein LOC115449206, whose protein sequence is MKLLVLLTLAALAMGAPKDGVGKQQVFEMEYSDVSIDATSDNRNLLVNALIRQFFAFIRNIINNGWPLFGIPVLDPLNLKEFHLQVPAELLNLDLDLKNVLVKGLGQFIVHRSNLNLRQLSFDIDISFPVIHAEAEQYDLVGDMFTAIPLYGKGGAVFNADGFRFHAKLFLKQSEDGQSVLIDRVENAGFLFPQLKSDISGAIGGGDIDYIVNAMIEEVIFDYVNRFRGAISNTVASAIPPLLNPFLNQLDTWRFIAVLLPRN, encoded by the exons ATGAAATTGTTGGTCTTGTTAACGCTGGCAGCGCTGGCGATGGGTGCACCCAAAGATGGAGTCGGAAAACAACAAGTGTTCGAAATGG AATATTCCGATGTATCCATCGACGCGACTAGTGACAATCGAAACCTCCTGGTGAATGCTCTGATTCGTCAATTTTTCGCGTTCATCCGTAACATCATCAACAATGGCTGGCCTCTGTTCGGTATACCAGTCCTGGATCCTCTAAACTTAAAAGAGTTCCACTTACAAGTCCCTGCTGAACTTTTAAA cctGGATTTAGATCTCAAGAACGTGCTTGTAAAAGGACTTGGACAATTTATTGTGCACAGAAGCAATTTGAATTTACGCCAACTATCCTTTGACATTGACATCTCGTTCCCAGTTATCCACGCTGAAGCTG aacagTACGATTTAGTTGGTGATATGTTTACTGCTATTCCTTTGTATGGAAAGGGCGGAGCTGT GTTCAATGCTGACGGCTTCAGATTCCACGCTAAGCTTTTCCTGAAGCAATCAGAAGATGGCCAATCAGTTCTCATCGACAGAGTTGAGAACGCTGGATTCCTATTTCCTCAATTGAAG tcggACATCTCCGGAGCGATCGGCGGCGGCGACATCGACTACATCGTGAACGCCATGATCGAGGAGGTTATATTTGACTACGTGAACAGGTTCCGTGGGGCCATCTCTAATACGGTCGCCTCGGCTATCCCACCCCTCCTAAACCCCTTCCTTAACCAGCTTGACACCTGGAGGTTCATTGCAGTCCTGCTCCCTCGTAACTAA